A window of the Henckelia pumila isolate YLH828 chromosome 3, ASM3356847v2, whole genome shotgun sequence genome harbors these coding sequences:
- the LOC140893366 gene encoding uncharacterized protein: MDGRRRPKWDDCRRSQKKKPPRFCWQPVVPLWEKEFCKVVGSLDWDTLSQMKKFTHLYDNVINWNDSAGEEAFSNAKKRFWAQKNGLPCDIPLPDPDVYIDQIDWDINIDPEPLPDHDAVPDEVANRDPVIIFGDDFIANQAFSPSGWGDNEENLNVPVGYSFGNHVDPWEQNWGNPYSNQPVFEWPGFAIDGWYLTTNGGDSRHMQYGSGWNTGWG, from the coding sequence TTTGTTGGCAGCCGGTTGTGCCGTTATGGGAGAAAGAATTTTGCAAAGTGGTTGGTTCTCTGGATTGGGACACATTGTCACAGATGAAGAAGTTTACACACCTCTATGATAATGTGATTAATTGGAATGACTCTGCGGGAGAAGAGGCATTTTCCAATGCTAAGAAACGATTCTGGGCCCAAAAAAATGGACTTCCATGTGACATACCGTTACCAGATCCGGATGTTTACATAGACCAAATCGATTGGGATATCAATATTGATCCTGAGCCATTGCCGGACCATGATGCGGTCCCCGATGAAGTGGCAAACCGCGACCCTGTCATAATATTTGGCGATGATTTTATTGCAAACCAAGCATTCTCACCAAGCGGCTGGGGTGATAATGAAGAGAATTTAAACGTCCCGGTTGGTTATTCTTTCGGTAATCATGTTGATCCATGGGAGCAAAATTGGGGCAATCCATATAGCAACCAGCCTGTATTCGAATGGCCAGGCTTTGCCATTGATGGGTGGTACTTAACAACGAATGGCGGTGATTCTCGACATATGCAGTATGGCAGTGGTTGGAATACCGGATGGGGTTGA